ATCATGCGCCCGGACAAACGACGAGGAAAGACAGGGATGGGCAAGAGCCTGACTGCAGCGCAGATCGCCGGCTACGAGCACGACGGCTATGTCGCGCCGATCCGCATTATGAGCGAAGACGCGGCGGCCGAGATTCGCGCCAGACTGTTGGCGGCAGAGGCAACGCAAGGCGGGCCGATGGCCGGTGCACTGCGTTTCAAGCCGCACATTCTCTACACCTTTCTCGACGATTTGGTGCGCGATGAGGGCCTTCTCGACGCGGTAGAGGACGTGCTCGGACCCAACATCCTGTGCTGGGCCTCGGCGTTTTTTACCAAAGAAGCGCACGACCCCAGCTTCGTATCCTGGCACCAGGATTCGACCTATTGGGGGCTGAGCACGCCGGAGGTGACGACGGCATGGGTGGCGCTAAGTTCGAGCACACCAGAGAACGGTTGCATGCGCGTCATACCGGGTAGCCACACCGCCGAACAAATCAGCCATACAGACACCCACCACGAAAACAATATGCTGAGCCGCGGCCAAGTGATCGACACCGAGATCGATGAGAGCAGGGCGGTCAATATTGTGCTTAGGCCCGGCGAGATGTCACTGCACCACGTGCGCCTGATCCACGGCTCTGAGGCCAACCACTCCGATGGCCGCCGCATCGGCTTCGCTATCCGCTACATTCCGACGCACCTACATCAAGTCAATGGGCCGCACGATGCCGCAGGCCTAGTGCGCGGCGATGACGAGTATGGCAATTTTGAGATCGAGCCGAGCCCGCGCACGGATCTTGATCCCAAAGCGGTAGCTTATCATGCCCGCAGCGCTGAGTTGCACGGTCAGTTGCTCTATCAGGGGACCGAACGGCAGCCGTACTCATGAGTTGAGCGGCAGCGTCAAGGGGGGATTAAGCGATGTCAGGCCGCGTAGGATGGCTTCTGACTGGCGGCGTAGCAGCGCTCGTGATCATCGCTGCGGTGCTTTTCCGCGACGAGATCAGCGCGCCAACCAGCGAGCAGAAGGGCGCCCAAGAGACAGCCGAATATCGCTGGAAGATGCAGTCTCTGTGGCAAGCGGGGTCAATCAACCAGACGGTCTTCGAAGATTTCTGCGACCGCGTTACCGAAATTACCGGCGGCCGGCTCGTCATCGAGCCGCTGCCGGTGGGCAGTGTTGTTGGCTACAACGAGACCCTCGACGCGGTCGCCGCCGGCGTGCTCGACGCCCAACACGGCGGCACAGGTTATTTTGCCGGTAAGGACCCCGCCTTCGGCATCATCGGCGATATCAACGGCGGCTATGAGCATGTGCGCCAGCTCACCATGTGGTTTGAATATGGCGGCGGCAAAGAACTGGCCCGCGAGCTATTCTCTGCCTATGGATTATATTACATTGGCGGTGTTTCCTGGGGTCACGAATCGATTCCGGCCAAGAAAGCAATCCGCAAGATTGCTGACTTTTCTGGCGTCAAAATTCGCGCACCAGAGGGCATGTCGCAAGTCATATTCAAGCGTATCGGCGCCGCTCCCGTAAACATTCCCGGTGCCGAAGTCTACACCGCGCTTGATCGGGGCGTCGTTGAGGCCGCCGACTGGGGCACCCTCGGCATGAACGACGATCTGGGCTTTCACGCTATCGCTCCTTATCCCATCTATCCTGGGTTCCATTCCGCGCCGATAGCGGACGTGGCGGTCAATATGGAGCGCTGGAACGAGCTGCCGAACGACATCAAGGCGTTGGTCGAAATGGCGGTACGCGACTTCAATCGCGACATGATCGAACGTATCGGAATACAAGACGCGGCGGTGGCAGCAGCGGCAGCTGAGAAGGGCATCGAGCTAGTCGCCTGGAGTGCCGAGGAGCGGCGCAAATTTCGTGAGGTGGCGTCTGGCGTCTGGGCCGAATATGCGGCGCAAAGCCCGATGGCTCAGCGCATTTATGAATCTCACATGGCGTTTCTCGCGCGTCTCGGTTTGCTGTAAGGGAGCGAGAGACATGCGAAAACCCAAAAGGCTTGTTGCCGCCGTCTCCATGCTACTGGCCGCGACACCTGCCCAGGCGGCGGATGTCGAATGGACTTGGCAAGCGTCGACCTCGGCCGGCGAGATCGCCTTCGTCATCACCAAGGAATTCACCGATTCCATCGAGATGCTGACGGACGGGCGCCTCGCCGTGCGCCTGGTGCCTGTGGGCTCGGTGGTACAATACAATGAGACACTGGATGCGGTCGGCACCGGCCTGCTCGACGGCCATATCACGGCGACAGTGTACTTTTCCGGTAAAGATCCGGCTTTTGCGCTTCTCGGCGACCTCATCGCGGCCTACGAGCATCCGGAGCAAGTGTTCATGTTCCTGCGCCACGGTGGCGGCGATGCCTTACTGCGCGAGCTGATGGCACCCTATGGCGTGCATTACATCGGCGGCTCGGCGACTGGGAAGGAGGCGTTCGTCTCCAAAATTCCGATCCGCCGCGTCGACGATTTCGCCGGCGTCAAGCTGCGCGCACCCGAAGGCATGGCCCAGGACATTTTCGAGCGCATCGGCGCGGCGCCCGTTAATCTTCCAGCGGCGGAAGTTTATACGGCGGTAGAGCGCGGCGTCGTCGATGCGGCCGATTGGGCGACTTATTCCATGAACCACCAGCTCGGGTTTCATGCCATCGCCCGCTACCCGATCTATCCCGGCATCCACTCCATGCCAGTGATCGACATCTCGGTGAACGCAGAGAAGTGGAATGCGTTACCGGACGACCTCAAGGCTATTCTGGAAATGGGAGTGCGCGACTTTGCGGGTGACGTCACGCGCCGGCTGGAGCTGCAGGACCTTGCCGACGTTGCCGCCGACCGCGCTAAGGGAATCGAGGTGGTCGACTGGCCAAAGGCTGAGCGAGACCGCATGCGTGAGATCGCCGTCGAAATCTGGCAGGATTGGGCGGGGCGCAGCAAGATGGCACGGCGCGCCTACGAAGCGCAAACCGCGTTCCTGCGCGCCATCGGGCTGTTGGCTACGGAATAGCGCACTCGTATGGCACGTCTCTTCGCCATGATCGAATGGCTGTCCGAGCGCATCGGGCGGCTCTTCAGCTTCCTCTTTCTCATCTGCATGGCGATCATCGCCTACGAGGTGGTGATGCGCTACGGCATCAATGCGCCCACAATCTGGGCCCATGACGTCACCACGGCGCTGTGCGCGACAGGCTTTTTACTGAGCGGGCTCTATACCATGCAGCGGCGCGCCCATATCCGCGTGTCGCTTGTGTACGAACACCTACCTTCAGCCGTCCGCGACGTCCTCGACGTAGTCAATAGTCTCATCATTTTAGGTTTTCTCGGGCTGCTGGGCTATCAGTCAACCAAGAGCGCGATCACCTCGGTCAGCATCGGCGAGACCGCGGGCACGGCGTCGCAGTTGCCGTTACCGGCCATCGTGAAGTCGGCGCTGGCGACTGTTTGCATCCTCATGTTCATTCTGGCGCTGGTGCATCTGATCCAGTCGCTAACACGCCAGCCTTCAGGCGAACCGCGTAGCGTGGACCAAACGTGAGCATCGAGCTACTCACTTGCCTCATGGTTGGCGCCATTGCCGTGCTGCTGATCATGGGCCTGCCGCTCGCTTTCGTGACTGGGGCCGTGGCCATGACGGTTGCCGTGAGCGAGTTCGGCCTCTCTGGATTGTTTCTCATCGAAAGCCGCATCACTAGCCTGGTGCGCGAGTTCGTGCTCGTCGCCGTGCCCATGTTCATCCTCATGGCCTCAGTGCTCGAGCGTTCGGGAGTGGCGCGCGACCTCTACAGAGCTATGCACATATTGGCCGGTGGCTTGCGTGGCGGACTCGCCATCCAGACCATGGTAGTGGCCGTTCTAATGGCGGCAATGACCGGTATCATCGGCGGCGAGATCATCCTGCTGGGGCTCGTCGCCCTGCCGCAGATGCTGCGTCTCAACTACGACCGCGGGCTCGCCATTGGTACGATCTGCGCCGGCGGCTCGCTAGGCACCATGATCCCGCCATCGATCGTGCTTATCATCTATGGCCTGACAGCCGGCGTGGATATTGGCCAGCTTTTCGTCGCCACTGTCATGCCGGGACTGCTACTCGCCAGCATCTATGTCGGCTACATCATCGTCCGCTGCCAACTCAACCCAGAGCTGGGGCCGCCGGCGCCGCTCGAAGAGCGACAGTTGCCGCGTGAAGAAAAGCTGCGCCTAATCATCGGATTATCGTTGCCGCTCGGTGTCGCGGCATCGGTGCTGGGCTCGATCTATCTCGGTATCGCCAGCGTCACCGAGGCCGCCGGCATGGGTGCGCTCGGCGCCATCATATCTGCAGGCGTGCGCCGCGAGCTGTCTTGGACCATGTTGCGCGAAGCTCTCTATCAGACCATGAACACGTGCGGCATGCTTCTCTGGATCACATTCGGTGCTACGGCACTGATCGGCATCTACAACCGCATGGGTGGCGACACCTTCGTCGAGGGTCTGATTACCGGCCTGCCGCTCGGCCCCCTTGCCATCATCGTAGTGATGATGGCGATTCTCATCATCCTCGGTATGTTCATGGACTGGATCGGCATTTGTCTCTTGACCATGCCGATCTTCGTGCCGGTGGTGATCACGCTGGGCTACAACCCTATCTGGTTCGGCATTCTATTTTGCATGAACATGCAGATTAGCTACCTGACCCCGCCCTTCGGCCCCGCCGCCTTCTACCTCAAGGGAGTGGCACCACCGGGCATCAAACTCGGCCACATATACAACGCCATGTGGCCCTTTATCGCGCTACAAGCCTGCGGCCTGGTGCTGGTGCTGTTCTTCCCGGAGATCGCGCTTTGGTTACCGGCTCAGCTCCGGAATTAGCCGATTCAGCGCACCCACTAAAACTTGACCGATACAGTACAACGTAGTGAACTTATTAAAAGTGAATGAAGCGCCCGAGCAAGATTGCTATGAGGTCTGTAGCATGGCTCGGTGACACACCAGTAACAGCCATCCATATCGCATGCAGATGCTACACTATGTATATCTTGAAGAGGATGACCTTAATTTTAATCAGAGCCTCCCGCTTAAGGATACGAGGCTCAGAACTTAGTGTTAAAGTCTATGCGGAAGCGCTTCCCGTCCTGCGTGCTGGTAATGGCATCGACGATATAAAGCCGGGCGACTAGGTTCGTTTTGCCAGAGATCGCAAAGGCGGTGCGAAACTCGTGGCCACGCAGATCACTCGAATCGGTCTGGTTAGCTGAGCCCCAGCGCACCCAATCATCCTGCGCGTAGGAAGCATTAACTGCCAGAGTCTCGATACGGGCAAAGTAGTAGCCGACCAGCCAATCTCCCCATTCCTTCAGCTTACCAACCTTGGCCGAGAGTATGAAGCCGTCACGCTCGTTGCGATTTGCCACGGTAAAGGCGTTGGAATCGCTTGCCGAATAGCTCTCGAAGTTATGCATGAAGTCAGCACCGAGTGTGATCGGCATATCCATGGCCAACAACTTCGCCTGTACACTGACGACGCCAATCTGGTAGTCCCTCGCGCCGTTACCGTTACGTATGTTGACTGCGCCGTCCTTGCCCTTCATGTCGAAATAGCCGGCTGCGGCGTTCAGTTTTATACCCTCCGCGACATCACCAGAATACTTGAGCTGCCCGGCGATCATTTTGCCGAGCTGATGCGACATCATGCCGTCCGGCAACGCGAAGACGCCTGTGGTGACCGACAGTTTGCCAACGCCCGTGTCGAAGCCGCCGCCGGCGGCGCCGCCGAGTAGGGTCACATCGTCATCCCAAAAATGCTCGTTCTGTTTCCAGAACGGAAAGCCGTTGCTCCCACCCCAGACCCACACTGGGTCAAGGCTGACCTTAGCAAAATACTTGTCGAGAACGCCGCTACGCTCTCCGTGGTCGTCGCTCGAAAAGTCGGCGATCGTCGCATGCGGAGACTGCTGCGAGCGCTGGTTACCGCTGCGCGCGCGCACACCGAACTCGAGTTCATCGATCGGCTTGTACTTAAAGCCAAATCGGGCACGAATGCGGGCGCGCGTGCGGTCGGTGCGCATGGCGCCGTTAGCGCGTTGAGAATCCCAGTCGAATTCCTGACGGGCACGAAAGTCGCCATAGACCTTGAGCGGGCCGCCTTCTACCAGCGCAACGTCGCCACTGGCCGGGCCGGTCGCAAGCAGCGAGACAAATCCGGCCACGAGGCCAGCTACCAGCAGCCCGCCACCCCCACCAGTACTTGCATTCGGCCCTTCAGAGCATGTTCTCTTGTGCTTCGATCCGATCATAATAGGAACTCTTTCAATTCCACTAAGTGTTGAAAATAGGCTTCGCGCGCCCCTGAACGTGGCGGATATGTCCCCACCGTACAGATTACAGTGGAGTCCGTAGCATGGTCTGGTAACACGCCAGTAACAGTCCGCTGATGCACGGCCAGCAACAGTGCCCGATAACAACTGAAACGGCCGTATTCTGGATTACTGAAAAAGAAATCTATCCCCGTTATTTAATCATTCAGAGCCGACTCTTACAAACTACTGTGGGGCCCGCGGCATATATGGTAACACACCAGTAACACTCACTCGTCTCGCATACAGATGCTACACTATGTGTATTTGGACAAGGATGACCTTAATTTGGGTCAAATTTTCGCCATGTCTGCGAATGATTCTTGCATCCAGACCTCATCGCGGCCGGCTTCCATAAGATAACCTGCCACCTGCTCAGCTGTTTCGCCCGCCCGCTCCAAGCAGGCCGTCACTGAAACGCCATCAAAGTAGTTCCCGCTTAGGAACAGTCCCGGGTGCTCTGTTAAGGCCATGTGAATGTCCGCCATGCGGGCGCCGTGACCCAGATCAAGCTGCGGAATGCCGCGCGACCAGTGGCGCACGCGCGCGACAGTGGGCGGGCCGACGGCACCAACAAGGTCGTGCAGTTCGCCTTCTACCAGATCGATCAGGTCTCGTTCCGGCAGAGCCGCGGCCTGCGGCGCCCTCCGGCCGCCGACATAGGCAGCAAGAGCTACCTGACCCTCCGGTGCACGCCCCGCAAACATGGTGGAGCAGAACAACACCCCTGAGACCAGGCGCTGTTCGCTGCTTGGCGTCAGATAGCCGAGACCGTCGAGCGGGTGCGAGATGTGGCGTCGCGTATAGCCCAGAAAAACTACCGCCAGCGGTGGTGCAGCAATTGCCGCCAATGCCTCGCAGGACACCGGTTGCAGGGACTCAACGAGGCCGGCAGCGACATGTGGCTGCGTCGCGATCACCACGGCGCCGGCATCGATGGTGCCGTGCCGCGCCGTCTCGACGCGCCAGCGCCTGCCCGCTTGGCGCAGGCGGCGGACGGCGACCCCCGTGTGCAAGGCCGATCCCAGACCCGCGGCCAGCGTTTTCGGTAGGGAACCGACACCGTCGCGCCACGAGAATAGCCGCCTTCCGGGCATCGAGCGTGCCGCCATACGCGCCTTTGCAGCGGCGACAAGGATCGAGCCGTGACTAGCCTCCATTTTCGCCATACGCGGAAACGCCGCCTTCAGAGATAGAGACCCGGCATCGCCGGCAAACAACCCGCCGACCAAAGGATCGACCAAGCGCTCAGCAAACTCGCGGCCAAAGCGGCGAGTGAAGAACGCAGCAACGCTTTCATCAGCGCCGCCACGCCGCGCCGGAACCAAAGGTTCGATCAGTAATCGCGTCCTGCCTGCGAGCGAAAGATAGTTGGAAGCGAAGAGTCCGAGTGGGCGCACACTGATGCCGTGCAGACGGCCGTCGCGAACCAGATAACGCTGACGCACACCGGCCCCTAAATCACAACGCTTGGCGTCGAGGCCGAGCTTGTGCGAGGCCTGCAAAGCCACAGGTGAACCGGCATTCAGAGAGCTTGGCCCGTGCTCCATGAGAAAGCCGCCGATACGCTCCGAGACAGCATTGCCGCCGGCACGGACCTGGCGCTCGAGTACCGCGACGCGCAGGCCCTTTTCCCTCAGCGACTGTGCCGTCGCTAGACCCGAGATGCCGCCGCCGATAATAGCAACATCGAAGCTCATGGCCCCCCCGATCGCCGCCACGGTGGCGCATCGCCGAAGCGCCGCTTGGCAAGCTCACTCAGGTGCTCGGCGGTGACGACGGACTCGCCAAGGTTTCGTGCGTGGGCCTCGGCACGCTGGCGCACGATACGGCGCACGAAAGACGGCACGTGCCCGAGCCGGGACTGCGCCTCGTCGCTCCAACGCAGGCTGTCGCCACGATCTGGTAAGGGCTCGATGACAGCTTCGCCGCCGGGCTGATAGTCGCAAAGAAAGTCCTCGCCCATCAGTTCGCCGTCGCGTGCCAAAGGCCGCGCCCGACAGCCACCGCAGAGCTTGACATATTCGCAAGCGCCGCAGCGTCCCTCGAGCTTGGGCTTGCGCAAGGCCTCGAACATCGGTGCCTCAGCCCACAGCGTCGCGAAGGACTGCGCTCGCAGCGAGCCGACGGTCTCTTCCATGTAGGGGCAGGCGCTGAGATCGCCTTCGGGGGTGACACGGCAATAGCGGGTGCCGGCAAGGCAGCCACCAGCCTCGTAGCCGTCTATTAGTGTAATCGGCAGCGGGGGCGTCATGGCCATGGCCATACGCTTGAAATGCGGCGCACAGCGGGCGCGCACGAGCAGCTCAGTTTCGTCGCGTGCAGCTTCGGCAACGCGCCGCAACACGTCCTCGTATGTGGCGCCGCTGATGTTGC
This region of Alphaproteobacteria bacterium genomic DNA includes:
- a CDS encoding phytanoyl-CoA dioxygenase family protein is translated as MGKSLTAAQIAGYEHDGYVAPIRIMSEDAAAEIRARLLAAEATQGGPMAGALRFKPHILYTFLDDLVRDEGLLDAVEDVLGPNILCWASAFFTKEAHDPSFVSWHQDSTYWGLSTPEVTTAWVALSSSTPENGCMRVIPGSHTAEQISHTDTHHENNMLSRGQVIDTEIDESRAVNIVLRPGEMSLHHVRLIHGSEANHSDGRRIGFAIRYIPTHLHQVNGPHDAAGLVRGDDEYGNFEIEPSPRTDLDPKAVAYHARSAELHGQLLYQGTERQPYS
- a CDS encoding TRAP transporter substrate-binding protein; the protein is MSGRVGWLLTGGVAALVIIAAVLFRDEISAPTSEQKGAQETAEYRWKMQSLWQAGSINQTVFEDFCDRVTEITGGRLVIEPLPVGSVVGYNETLDAVAAGVLDAQHGGTGYFAGKDPAFGIIGDINGGYEHVRQLTMWFEYGGGKELARELFSAYGLYYIGGVSWGHESIPAKKAIRKIADFSGVKIRAPEGMSQVIFKRIGAAPVNIPGAEVYTALDRGVVEAADWGTLGMNDDLGFHAIAPYPIYPGFHSAPIADVAVNMERWNELPNDIKALVEMAVRDFNRDMIERIGIQDAAVAAAAAEKGIELVAWSAEERRKFREVASGVWAEYAAQSPMAQRIYESHMAFLARLGLL
- a CDS encoding TRAP transporter substrate-binding protein — protein: MRKPKRLVAAVSMLLAATPAQAADVEWTWQASTSAGEIAFVITKEFTDSIEMLTDGRLAVRLVPVGSVVQYNETLDAVGTGLLDGHITATVYFSGKDPAFALLGDLIAAYEHPEQVFMFLRHGGGDALLRELMAPYGVHYIGGSATGKEAFVSKIPIRRVDDFAGVKLRAPEGMAQDIFERIGAAPVNLPAAEVYTAVERGVVDAADWATYSMNHQLGFHAIARYPIYPGIHSMPVIDISVNAEKWNALPDDLKAILEMGVRDFAGDVTRRLELQDLADVAADRAKGIEVVDWPKAERDRMREIAVEIWQDWAGRSKMARRAYEAQTAFLRAIGLLATE
- a CDS encoding TRAP transporter small permease subunit; amino-acid sequence: MIEWLSERIGRLFSFLFLICMAIIAYEVVMRYGINAPTIWAHDVTTALCATGFLLSGLYTMQRRAHIRVSLVYEHLPSAVRDVLDVVNSLIILGFLGLLGYQSTKSAITSVSIGETAGTASQLPLPAIVKSALATVCILMFILALVHLIQSLTRQPSGEPRSVDQT
- a CDS encoding TRAP transporter large permease subunit — encoded protein: MSIELLTCLMVGAIAVLLIMGLPLAFVTGAVAMTVAVSEFGLSGLFLIESRITSLVREFVLVAVPMFILMASVLERSGVARDLYRAMHILAGGLRGGLAIQTMVVAVLMAAMTGIIGGEIILLGLVALPQMLRLNYDRGLAIGTICAGGSLGTMIPPSIVLIIYGLTAGVDIGQLFVATVMPGLLLASIYVGYIIVRCQLNPELGPPAPLEERQLPREEKLRLIIGLSLPLGVAASVLGSIYLGIASVTEAAGMGALGAIISAGVRRELSWTMLREALYQTMNTCGMLLWITFGATALIGIYNRMGGDTFVEGLITGLPLGPLAIIVVMMAILIILGMFMDWIGICLLTMPIFVPVVITLGYNPIWFGILFCMNMQISYLTPPFGPAAFYLKGVAPPGIKLGHIYNAMWPFIALQACGLVLVLFFPEIALWLPAQLRN
- a CDS encoding putative porin — encoded protein: MIGSKHKRTCSEGPNASTGGGGGLLVAGLVAGFVSLLATGPASGDVALVEGGPLKVYGDFRARQEFDWDSQRANGAMRTDRTRARIRARFGFKYKPIDELEFGVRARSGNQRSQQSPHATIADFSSDDHGERSGVLDKYFAKVSLDPVWVWGGSNGFPFWKQNEHFWDDDVTLLGGAAGGGFDTGVGKLSVTTGVFALPDGMMSHQLGKMIAGQLKYSGDVAEGIKLNAAAGYFDMKGKDGAVNIRNGNGARDYQIGVVSVQAKLLAMDMPITLGADFMHNFESYSASDSNAFTVANRNERDGFILSAKVGKLKEWGDWLVGYYFARIETLAVNASYAQDDWVRWGSANQTDSSDLRGHEFRTAFAISGKTNLVARLYIVDAITSTQDGKRFRIDFNTKF
- the hemG gene encoding protoporphyrinogen oxidase; protein product: MSFDVAIIGGGISGLATAQSLREKGLRVAVLERQVRAGGNAVSERIGGFLMEHGPSSLNAGSPVALQASHKLGLDAKRCDLGAGVRQRYLVRDGRLHGISVRPLGLFASNYLSLAGRTRLLIEPLVPARRGGADESVAAFFTRRFGREFAERLVDPLVGGLFAGDAGSLSLKAAFPRMAKMEASHGSILVAAAKARMAARSMPGRRLFSWRDGVGSLPKTLAAGLGSALHTGVAVRRLRQAGRRWRVETARHGTIDAGAVVIATQPHVAAGLVESLQPVSCEALAAIAAPPLAVVFLGYTRRHISHPLDGLGYLTPSSEQRLVSGVLFCSTMFAGRAPEGQVALAAYVGGRRAPQAAALPERDLIDLVEGELHDLVGAVGPPTVARVRHWSRGIPQLDLGHGARMADIHMALTEHPGLFLSGNYFDGVSVTACLERAGETAEQVAGYLMEAGRDEVWMQESFADMAKI
- a CDS encoding radical SAM protein: MADPAPPFLVAFNLTRRCNLRCEHCYLDAGTRRDGGPEELATAEVKGILDDIAALSDETMVVLTGGEPLLRPDIHELARHASGLGLMVVVGTNGCLLDDAGVVALQEAGVSAVGISLDSLDPARHDTFRGASGAWEKTLAGIDACRRAGFMFQLHFSVTDDNGGELEDMVAFARSAGAAVLNIFFLVCTGRGAGMSNISGATYEDVLRRVAEAARDETELLVRARCAPHFKRMAMAMTPPLPITLIDGYEAGGCLAGTRYCRVTPEGDLSACPYMEETVGSLRAQSFATLWAEAPMFEALRKPKLEGRCGACEYVKLCGGCRARPLARDGELMGEDFLCDYQPGGEAVIEPLPDRGDSLRWSDEAQSRLGHVPSFVRRIVRQRAEAHARNLGESVVTAEHLSELAKRRFGDAPPWRRSGGP